Proteins co-encoded in one Pseudoxanthobacter soli DSM 19599 genomic window:
- a CDS encoding 50S ribosomal protein L23: MTNLKHYDVIVAPVITEKATVLSEQNKVVFKVAKTATKPEIKAAVEALFGVKVTAVNTLVRKGKVKRFRGVVGQQSDVKKAIVTLAEGQSIDVTTGL; encoded by the coding sequence ATGACGAACCTGAAGCACTACGACGTGATCGTCGCTCCGGTGATCACTGAAAAGGCGACCGTGCTTTCCGAGCAGAATAAGGTCGTCTTCAAGGTGGCGAAGACCGCCACCAAGCCGGAGATCAAGGCCGCTGTCGAAGCGCTGTTCGGCGTGAAGGTGACGGCCGTGAACACGCTCGTCCGCAAGGGCAAGGTTAAGCGGTTCCGTGGTGTCGTCGGGCAGCAGTCCGACGTCAAGAAGGCGATCGTGACGCTGGCCGAGGGCCAGTCGATCGACGTCACCACGGGCCTGTGA
- the rplD gene encoding 50S ribosomal protein L4, whose protein sequence is MELQVKTLDGAEAGSITVSDEIFGLEPRADILHRVVRWQLAKRQAGTHKTKDRSEIARTGKKMYKQKGTGRARHGAASAPQFRGGGKAFGPVVRSHAHDLPKQFRALGLRHALSAKLKSESLVIVDDATAAEPKTKALQAKLGALGFSDVLVIGGAEIDANFKLAAQNLHYVDVLPVQGINVYDILRRDTLVLTRSAIESLEERFK, encoded by the coding sequence ATGGAACTCCAGGTCAAGACGCTCGACGGCGCCGAGGCCGGCTCGATCACGGTCTCCGACGAGATCTTCGGGCTTGAGCCGCGCGCGGACATCCTGCACCGCGTCGTGCGCTGGCAGCTCGCCAAGCGCCAGGCCGGCACGCACAAGACCAAGGACCGGTCCGAGATCGCTCGGACGGGCAAGAAGATGTACAAGCAGAAGGGCACCGGCCGTGCCCGTCACGGTGCCGCGAGCGCCCCGCAGTTCCGCGGCGGCGGTAAGGCCTTCGGTCCGGTGGTGCGTTCCCACGCCCACGACCTGCCGAAGCAGTTCCGTGCCCTCGGCCTGCGTCACGCCCTGTCGGCGAAGCTGAAGTCCGAGAGCCTGGTGATCGTCGACGACGCCACCGCGGCCGAGCCGAAGACCAAGGCGCTGCAGGCCAAGCTCGGCGCGCTGGGCTTCAGCGACGTGCTCGTGATCGGCGGCGCCGAGATCGACGCGAACTTCAAGCTCGCGGCGCAGAACCTGCACTATGTCGACGTGCTGCCGGTCCAGGGCATCAACGTCTACGACATCCTGCGGCGCGACACGCTGGTTCTGACCCGTTCCGCCATCGAGAGCCTCGAGGAGCGGTTCAAATGA
- the rpsS gene encoding 30S ribosomal protein S19, protein MSRSVWKGPFIDGYLLKKADKARSAGRAEVIKIWSRRSTILPHFVGLTFGVYNGQKHIPVLVQEDMVGHKFGEFAPTRTFYGHAADKKAKRK, encoded by the coding sequence GTGTCTCGTTCCGTCTGGAAAGGCCCGTTCATCGACGGGTATCTCCTCAAGAAGGCCGACAAGGCGCGTTCCGCCGGCCGGGCCGAGGTGATCAAGATCTGGTCGCGCCGTTCGACGATCCTGCCGCATTTCGTGGGCCTCACCTTCGGGGTCTACAACGGTCAGAAGCACATTCCGGTCCTCGTTCAGGAGGACATGGTCGGCCACAAGTTCGGTGAGTTCGCTCCGACGCGGACCTTCTACGGTCACGCGGCCGACAAGAAGGCGAAGAGGAAGTAA
- the rplP gene encoding 50S ribosomal protein L16, with translation MLQPKRTKFRKQFKGRIHGVAKGGFELSFGGFGLKALEPERVTARQIEAARRAITREMKRQGRVWIRVFPDVPVTAKPTEVRMGKGKGAIEYWAAKVKPGRIVFEIDGVSEEVAREALRLGAAKLPIRTRFVQRIAE, from the coding sequence ATGCTGCAACCGAAGCGCACGAAGTTCCGTAAGCAGTTCAAGGGCCGCATCCACGGCGTCGCCAAGGGTGGGTTCGAGCTCAGCTTCGGCGGGTTTGGCCTGAAGGCCCTGGAGCCGGAGCGGGTCACCGCCCGGCAGATCGAGGCGGCGCGCCGCGCGATCACGCGCGAGATGAAGCGTCAGGGCCGCGTGTGGATCCGCGTGTTTCCGGATGTTCCGGTCACTGCGAAGCCCACCGAGGTCCGCATGGGTAAAGGCAAGGGCGCCATCGAGTATTGGGCGGCCAAAGTGAAGCCGGGCCGGATCGTGTTCGAGATCGACGGCGTGTCCGAGGAGGTGGCCCGCGAGGCGCTGCGTCTCGGCGCCGCGAAGCTCCCGATCCGCACCCGCTTCGTCCAGCGCATCGCCGAGTGA
- the rplB gene encoding 50S ribosomal protein L2, with protein MALKHFKPTTPGQRQLVIVDRSDLWKGAPVKTLTEGLSSKGGRNNNGRVTVRFRGGGHKRTYRVVDFKRRKIDVPAVVERLEYDPNRSSFIALIKYEDGELAYIIAPQRLAVGDGVVSGAAVDVKPGNAMPLGSMPVGTIVHNVELKPGKGGQIARSAGTYAQIVGRDQGYTILRLNSGEQRRVLGTCFATVGAVSNPDHANINLGKAGRSRWLGRRPHNRGVTMNPVDHPHGGGEGRTSGGRHPVSPWGKPTKGKKTRRNKATDKFIVRSRHAKK; from the coding sequence ATGGCACTGAAGCATTTCAAGCCGACGACGCCGGGCCAGCGCCAGCTGGTCATCGTCGATCGGTCCGACCTCTGGAAGGGCGCGCCGGTCAAGACTCTGACCGAGGGCCTCTCCTCGAAGGGCGGTCGCAACAACAACGGTCGCGTCACCGTCCGCTTCCGCGGCGGTGGACACAAGCGCACCTACCGCGTCGTCGACTTCAAGCGTCGCAAGATCGACGTGCCGGCGGTGGTGGAGCGTCTCGAGTACGATCCGAACCGGTCGTCGTTCATCGCGCTGATCAAGTACGAAGACGGCGAGCTGGCCTACATCATCGCCCCGCAGCGTCTGGCTGTCGGCGATGGCGTGGTCTCCGGCGCCGCGGTCGACGTGAAGCCGGGCAACGCGATGCCGCTCGGTTCCATGCCGGTCGGCACGATCGTCCACAATGTCGAGCTGAAGCCCGGCAAGGGTGGCCAGATCGCGCGCTCGGCGGGCACCTACGCCCAGATCGTCGGCCGTGACCAGGGCTACACGATCCTGCGCCTGAATTCGGGCGAGCAGCGCCGCGTTCTCGGCACCTGCTTCGCGACCGTCGGTGCGGTGTCGAACCCGGACCACGCCAACATCAATCTCGGCAAGGCGGGCCGCTCGCGCTGGCTCGGCCGCCGTCCGCACAATCGCGGCGTCACCATGAACCCGGTCGACCATCCGCACGGCGGTGGTGAAGGCCGCACCTCGGGTGGCCGTCATCCGGTGAGCCCGTGGGGCAAGCCGACCAAGGGTAAGAAGACCCGGCGCAACAAGGCCACGGACAAGTTCATCGTCCGCAGCCGCCACGCCAAGAAGTAA
- the rpsQ gene encoding 30S ribosomal protein S17 translates to MPKRVLQGIVVSDKNDKTIVVKVERRFTHPLLKKTVRRTKKYQAHDEANTYKVGDVVLIEEGRPMSKLKRWVVVGAVASTGEAVAG, encoded by the coding sequence ATGCCGAAACGCGTGCTTCAGGGCATCGTCGTCAGCGACAAGAACGACAAGACCATCGTGGTGAAGGTCGAGCGCCGCTTCACCCACCCGCTTCTGAAGAAGACGGTCCGGCGCACGAAGAAGTACCAGGCTCACGATGAAGCCAACACCTACAAGGTGGGCGACGTGGTGCTGATCGAAGAAGGTCGGCCGATGTCGAAGCTGAAGCGTTGGGTCGTGGTCGGCGCGGTCGCGTCGACCGGTGAAGCGGTGGCGGGCTGA
- the rplV gene encoding 50S ribosomal protein L22: MGKPKRERALKDTEAKAVARSLRVSPQKLNLVAQLIRGKKVGAALADLTFSQKRIARDVKKTLESAIANAENNHDLDVDALVVAEAYVGKGLVMKRFSPRGRGKVGRIEKAFSNLTIVVREVEEAA; the protein is encoded by the coding sequence ATGGGTAAGCCGAAGCGCGAGCGGGCGCTCAAGGACACCGAGGCGAAAGCTGTCGCCCGGAGCCTTCGGGTTTCCCCTCAGAAGCTCAATCTTGTCGCCCAGCTCATCCGGGGCAAGAAGGTCGGTGCGGCACTTGCCGATCTGACCTTCTCGCAGAAGCGGATCGCTCGCGACGTGAAGAAGACGCTCGAGTCTGCGATCGCCAACGCCGAGAACAATCACGATCTCGACGTGGACGCCCTTGTGGTGGCCGAGGCGTATGTCGGCAAGGGCCTGGTGATGAAGCGGTTCTCGCCGCGCGGTCGCGGCAAGGTGGGCCGGATCGAGAAGGCGTTCTCGAACCTCACCATCGTCGTCCGTGAAGTCGAGGAGGCGGCCTGA
- the rplN gene encoding 50S ribosomal protein L14, with amino-acid sequence MIQMQTNLDVADNSGARRVMCIKVLGGSKRKYASVGDIIVVSIKEASPRGRVKKGDVMKAVVVRTAKDIRRPDGSVIRFDRNAAVLINNQKEPVGTRIFGPVPRELRAKNHMKIISLAPEVL; translated from the coding sequence ATGATTCAGATGCAGACTAACCTCGATGTGGCGGACAACTCCGGCGCGCGTCGTGTCATGTGCATCAAAGTGCTTGGCGGCTCCAAGCGGAAGTACGCTTCGGTCGGCGACATCATCGTCGTCTCGATCAAGGAAGCGTCTCCCCGGGGCCGCGTCAAGAAGGGCGACGTGATGAAGGCGGTCGTCGTCCGCACGGCGAAGGACATTCGTCGTCCGGATGGCAGCGTGATCCGCTTCGACCGCAATGCGGCCGTGCTCATCAACAATCAGAAGGAGCCCGTCGGCACCCGTATCTTCGGACCGGTGCCGCGCGAGCTCCGCGCCAAGAACCACATGAAGATCATTTCGCTTGCGCCCGAGGTGCTGTGA
- the rpsC gene encoding 30S ribosomal protein S3 — protein sequence MGQKVNPIGLRLGINRTWDSRWYADRAQYGQLLHEDLKIRAALTKELKQAGVSKIVIERPHKKCRVSIHTARPGVVIGKKGADIDKLRKRIGEMTDSEVHLNIVEVRKPEIDANLVAASIAQQLERRVAFRRAMKRAVQSAMRLGAEGIRINCSGRLGGAEIARMEWYREGRVPLHTLRADVDYGVATARTAYGTCGVKVWIFKGEILEHDPMASERRALEGGGESGGGRRRSEAA from the coding sequence ATGGGTCAGAAAGTCAATCCGATCGGTCTGCGCCTGGGCATCAACCGGACGTGGGACTCGCGCTGGTACGCCGACCGTGCCCAGTACGGCCAGCTGCTGCACGAGGATCTGAAGATCCGCGCGGCTCTGACCAAGGAGCTGAAGCAGGCCGGCGTCTCGAAGATCGTCATCGAGCGTCCGCACAAGAAGTGCCGCGTGTCGATCCACACCGCCCGTCCGGGCGTAGTGATCGGCAAGAAGGGCGCCGACATCGACAAGCTGCGCAAGCGCATCGGTGAGATGACGGACTCGGAAGTCCACCTCAACATCGTCGAGGTGCGCAAGCCCGAGATCGACGCCAACCTGGTGGCTGCCTCGATCGCCCAGCAGCTGGAGCGCCGCGTTGCGTTCCGCCGGGCGATGAAGCGGGCCGTGCAGTCCGCGATGCGCCTCGGAGCCGAGGGCATCCGCATCAACTGCTCGGGCCGTCTCGGCGGCGCCGAAATCGCGCGCATGGAGTGGTATCGCGAAGGTCGCGTGCCGCTGCACACCCTGCGCGCCGACGTCGATTACGGCGTGGCGACGGCTCGCACGGCCTACGGCACGTGCGGCGTCAAGGTGTGGATCTTCAAGGGTGAGATCCTCGAGCACGATCCGATGGCTTCCGAGCGCCGTGCGCTCGAAGGCGGCGGTGAGAGCGGTGGTGGACGCCGCCGGAGCGAGGCGGCCTGA
- the rpmC gene encoding 50S ribosomal protein L29 translates to MKASDVRTKTVDELNDELAKLKKEQFNLRFQKATGQLENTARVRIIRRDIARIQTILRDKLSA, encoded by the coding sequence ATGAAGGCGAGCGACGTTCGGACCAAGACCGTCGATGAGTTGAACGACGAGTTGGCCAAGCTTAAGAAGGAGCAGTTCAACCTGCGCTTTCAGAAGGCGACGGGCCAGCTTGAGAACACCGCGCGCGTGCGGATTATCCGTCGCGACATCGCGCGGATCCAGACCATCCTGCGCGACAAACTGAGCGCTTGA
- the rplX gene encoding 50S ribosomal protein L24 produces the protein MAAKIKKGDKVVVLAGRDKGRTGEVIEVRPSEDRAVVRGVNMVRKHQKQSAKEEGGIISKEAAIHLSNVALADPKDGKPTRVGFKVLEDGRKVRVAKRSGETIDG, from the coding sequence ATGGCCGCAAAGATCAAGAAAGGCGACAAGGTCGTCGTCCTTGCCGGTCGTGACAAGGGTCGGACCGGCGAAGTCATCGAAGTCCGTCCGTCGGAAGACCGGGCGGTCGTTCGTGGTGTGAACATGGTGCGCAAGCATCAGAAGCAGAGCGCGAAGGAAGAGGGCGGCATCATCTCCAAGGAAGCCGCGATCCACCTCTCGAACGTCGCGCTGGCGGACCCGAAGGACGGCAAGCCGACCCGAGTCGGCTTCAAGGTCCTGGAGGACGGCCGCAAGGTGCGCGTTGCGAAG